One Vicia villosa cultivar HV-30 ecotype Madison, WI unplaced genomic scaffold, Vvil1.0 ctg.003406F_1_1, whole genome shotgun sequence DNA window includes the following coding sequences:
- the LOC131640933 gene encoding wall-associated receptor kinase-like 8, whose translation MILPFTIFHIIVLIISPPLASGCNSTCGSLYIPFPFGMDEPHCYAHKWFEIECKLGRNSSDIPKPYLKSLNLEVRDFDANSSLVTIMSPIYHSNCKNNKNSSNSNKIVTLRDSPFVYSQNENTFLAVGCNNLAFLQSNGTTVGGCVSICDDDNSNNFNLGNYDCNGKYCCKTSLPSHLSEFNATVRGLGELSSGGCGYALIARTYWIIFGSSDNSAYEIEKLNELKNMEYVPALLEWEILNDMLINSTFQLPPDFYDSNVTSLSSKNTGRQCRCSEGYYGNSYLPGGCTENQRFSYKNNRVKKWAINVGISSSLGSIGLLIGLWFLYKSIKRRMVKKRRENFFKRNGGLLLQKRMSSGEVNVDRTTLFTLKDLKKATDNFNKNRVLGKGGQGTVYKGMLVDGKIVAVKKFKVEGKVEEFINEFVILSQINNRNIVKLLGCCLETEIPLLVYEFIPNGNLFEYLHDQNEDIPMTWDMRLRIACEIAGALFYLHSVASQPIYHRDIKSTNILLDEKYRAKVADFGASRIILIEDTHLTTMVQGTFGYIDPEYFYTSQFTEKSDVYSFGVVLAELLTGKKPISSTTTSEDSQNLSSYFVQCIEENMLFDIIDKRTIEGGEKEHIIAVANLAYRCLEINGRKRPTMKEVTLELEGISGFNNKFNAQQNDEEIEFYGIEQYQPWDGFSASNSLSIMSNQTHSTDSKLMHIRAIE comes from the exons ATGATTCTACCATTCACAATATTTCATATCATTGTTTTAATAATATCTCCTCCACTAGCCTCAGGTTGTAATTCAACATGTGGAAGTTTGTATATTCCTTTCCCATTCGGAATGGATGAACCTCATTGCTATGCACACAAATGGTTTGAAATAGAATGCAAATTAGGCAGAAATTCTTCTGATATTCCTAAACCTTACTTGAAGTCGTTAAATCTTGAAGTAAGAGATTTTGATGCAAACTCGAGCTTGGTTACGATTATGAGCCCAATTTACCATTCCAAttgtaaaaataacaaaaacagtagcaacagtaataaaattgttactcttAGAGACAGTCCTTTCGTATATTCACAGAATGAAAACACATTTCTAGCTGTGGGATGTAACAATCTTGCTTTTCTTCAGTCAAACGGGACAACCGTTGGTGGTTGTGTATCAATTTGCGACGACGACAACAGTAACAATTTCAATTTAGGTAACTACGATTGTAATGGAAAGTATTGCTGTAAGACTTCTTTGCCTTCACATCTTTCAGAGTTTAATGCAACAGTAAGAGGTTTAGGCGAACTGAGTAGTGGTGGGTGTGGTTATGCTTTGATTGCAAGGACTTATTGGATAATATTCGGTAGTTCGGATAACAGCGCATATGAGATTGAGAAATTGAATGAATTGAAGAATATGGAATATGTTCCTGCACTTCTTGAGTGGGAGATTTTGAATGATATGTTAATTAATTCCACATTTCAACTACCTCCAGATTTTTATGACTCCAACGTTACTTCTTTAAGTAGTAAAAACACTGGTAGGCAATGTCGATGCTCCGAGGGTTACTACGGCAATTCCTACCTTCCTGGAGGTTGCACAG aaaatcaaagattttCATATAAGAATAATCGGGTGAAGAAGTGGGCTATTAATGTAG GAATTTCATCAAGTCTCGGATCCATCGGTTTGCTCATTGGTCTATGGTTTTTGTACAAATCTATAAAACGAAGAATGGTAAAGAAACGCAgagaaaacttcttcaaaagaaACGGTGGTTTGTTGTTACAAAAAAGAATGTCTTCAGGAGAAGTAAATGTTGATAGAACTACTCTCTTCACCTTAAAGGATTTAAAAAAAGCCACCGACAATTTCAATAAGAACAGAGTTCTTGGAAAGGGTGGCCAAGGTACAGTTTACAAGGGCATGTTGGTGGATGGTAAAATTGTTGCAGTGAAAAAATTTAAGGTTGAAGGAAAGGTTGAAGAGTTCATCAATGAGTTTGTGATTCTTTCACAAATCAACAATAGAAATATTGTCAAACTATTGGGATGTTGTTTGGAGACAGAAATTCCGTTGCTTGTTTATGAATTCATTCCCAATGGTAACCTTTTTGAATATCTGCATGACCAAAATGAGGACATTCCAATGACATGGGACATGCGTTTGAGAATTGCCTGCGAAATTGCTGGAGCTTTATTTTATTTGCACTCAGTTGCATCTCAGCCAATTTATCATAGAGACATCAAATCAACAAATATACTATTGGATGAAAAGTATAGGGCAAAGGTAGCAGATTTTGGAGCATCAAGAATAATTTTAATTGAAGATACTCATCTTACCACAATGGTTCAAGGTACTTTTGGATACATAGACCCTGAATATTTTTACACTAGCCAATTTACCGAGAAAAGTGATGTTTATAGCTTTGGAGTAGTCCTTGCTGAACTTTTAACTGGTAAAAAGCCAATATCTTCTACAACAACATCCGAGGATTCACAAAATTTATCTTCCTATTTTGTTCAGTGTATAGAGGAGAATATGTTGTTTGACATTATTGACAAAAGGACCATAGAAGGAGGGGAGAAAGAACATATCATTGCAGTTGCAAATCTTGCATATAGATGCTTAGAAATAAATGGAAGAAAACGACCAACTATGAAAGAAGTCACATTAGAATTGGAAGGGATCAGTGGATTCAATAACAAGTTTAATGCACAACAAAATGACGAGGAAATTGAGTTTTATGGAATTGAACAATATCAACCTTGGGATGGGTTTTCTGCATCAAATTCATTATCAATTATGAGCAACCAAACACACTCCACAGACTCGAAGCTTATGCACATTCGTGCAAtagaatag